Proteins from a single region of Candidatus Binatus sp.:
- a CDS encoding SDR family NAD(P)-dependent oxidoreductase, with translation MNELADKVAIITGGGYGIGKQIALLYGDAGAKIVIAARSLEPMKQACAELERNGAKAIYVATDVSKEADCAKMAAETLSAFGRIDILVNNAGISGPTKRITEMSLAEWQETIDIDLTGAWLATRAVLPTMDKQRSGNILNISSGAGRRGYPMRSPYAAAKWAMIGLTQTVAGEWGQRGIRCNCICPGAIEGDRIERVMRARAEALKQPYEQIRAGFLSTAAMNRMATEEEVARVALAVVSDAYRGVTGQTINVDCGSIMN, from the coding sequence ATGAACGAACTCGCGGATAAAGTCGCGATCATCACCGGCGGTGGCTACGGAATCGGCAAACAGATTGCCCTGCTCTACGGCGACGCCGGCGCCAAAATCGTAATCGCGGCGCGCTCGCTCGAGCCGATGAAGCAAGCGTGCGCCGAACTCGAACGCAATGGCGCGAAAGCGATTTACGTCGCCACCGACGTCTCCAAGGAAGCCGACTGCGCAAAGATGGCCGCCGAAACGCTCAGCGCCTTCGGCCGCATCGACATCCTCGTGAACAACGCTGGAATCTCCGGACCCACCAAGCGCATCACCGAGATGTCGCTCGCCGAATGGCAGGAAACCATCGACATCGACCTGACCGGCGCCTGGCTCGCCACTCGCGCCGTGCTGCCCACGATGGACAAGCAGCGCTCAGGCAACATCCTGAATATTTCGTCGGGTGCCGGCCGCCGCGGATATCCGATGCGCTCGCCGTACGCCGCCGCCAAGTGGGCAATGATCGGCCTCACCCAGACGGTCGCCGGCGAATGGGGCCAGCGCGGCATCCGATGCAACTGTATCTGCCCCGGCGCGATCGAAGGCGATCGCATCGAGCGTGTGATGCGCGCGCGCGCCGAAGCCCTGAAGCAACCGTACGAGCAGATTCGAGCGGGATTTCTGTCGACCGCCGCAATGAACCGCATGGCGACCGAGGAAGAAGTCGCGCGCGTCGCGCTCGCCGTCGTTTCGGATGCCTATCGCGGAGTGACTGGCCAGACGATCAACGTCGATTGCGGCAGCATCATGAATTGA
- the rapZ gene encoding RNase adapter RapZ: MSVPATPRLIIVTGVSGSGRLSAMRVLEDLGFYCVDNLPVALAPNVLELAAGSDPALKGVALGIDARERLFFPHWPRIFAELEASGIRPEVIFLDAADDVLTRRYSETRRPHPMAQTGATVAESIRIERLALAEIRERANRLIDTTALTVHELREVVTAAVLGSGTGSRMVLSIISFGYKYGLPVGMDLVLDVRFIPNPFFVPELKPLTGLDPRVREYVLEQPEARRFVDEVSDLLAFLIPLYQREGKSYLTIGLGCTGGRHRSPVLARELIERLRAAGFEGSVRDHDIAH; the protein is encoded by the coding sequence ATGAGCGTGCCCGCAACCCCCCGGCTGATAATCGTAACCGGCGTTTCCGGCTCCGGGCGCTTGTCCGCGATGCGCGTGCTCGAAGATTTGGGCTTCTACTGCGTCGATAATCTGCCGGTGGCGCTGGCGCCCAACGTGCTCGAGCTGGCGGCGGGCAGCGATCCGGCGCTGAAGGGGGTGGCGCTCGGAATCGACGCGCGGGAGCGCCTCTTCTTTCCGCATTGGCCGCGGATCTTTGCCGAGCTCGAAGCGAGCGGGATTCGGCCCGAAGTCATTTTCCTCGACGCGGCTGACGACGTGCTCACGCGGCGCTACTCGGAGACTCGCCGGCCGCATCCGATGGCCCAGACGGGCGCCACCGTCGCGGAGAGTATCCGGATTGAACGGCTCGCGCTCGCCGAAATCCGCGAGCGGGCGAATCGGCTGATCGACACGACTGCGCTGACGGTGCATGAACTGCGCGAAGTCGTCACGGCGGCGGTGCTCGGGTCGGGCACGGGATCGCGGATGGTGCTGTCGATAATTTCGTTCGGCTACAAGTATGGCTTGCCGGTCGGGATGGACTTGGTGCTCGACGTGCGGTTCATTCCGAATCCGTTTTTTGTGCCCGAGTTGAAGCCGCTGACGGGACTCGACCCGCGGGTGCGCGAATATGTGCTTGAACAGCCGGAGGCGCGCCGCTTCGTGGACGAAGTCAGCGACCTGCTCGCGTTTCTGATCCCGCTGTATCAACGCGAGGGCAAAAGCTACCTGACGATCGGGCTCGGATGCACCGGCGGAAGGCATAGATCGCCAGTGCTGGCGCGCGAGTTGATCGAGCGGCTGAGAGCGGCGGGCTTCGAGGGCTCGGTCCGCGATCACGACATCGCGCATTGA
- a CDS encoding PTS sugar transporter subunit IIA has protein sequence MKITEILSPDMVVADLKGTTKPDVLNELAQALAAKYKEIPIGELTAVLAERERLGSTAIGDGIAIPHGKLRGVKKIIGAFGRHREGVDFDSLDGGATHLFFVLVAPEDSASLHLKALAHVSRLLKDGGFRDRLIAATDDAEIFGLIKEEDGKF, from the coding sequence ATGAAAATTACTGAAATCTTAAGCCCGGACATGGTGGTGGCGGACTTGAAGGGCACCACCAAGCCCGACGTTTTGAACGAACTCGCGCAGGCGCTGGCGGCGAAATACAAGGAGATACCGATCGGCGAATTGACCGCAGTGCTGGCCGAACGGGAGCGGCTGGGATCGACGGCGATCGGCGACGGGATCGCGATTCCGCACGGCAAGTTGCGCGGGGTGAAGAAGATCATCGGCGCGTTCGGGCGGCATCGCGAGGGCGTCGATTTCGATTCGCTCGACGGCGGCGCGACGCATCTGTTTTTCGTGCTGGTCGCGCCGGAGGATTCCGCCAGCCTGCATCTGAAGGCGCTCGCGCACGTATCGCGATTGCTGAAGGACGGCGGCTTTCGCGATCGGTTGATCGCGGCGACCGACGACGCCGAGATTTTTGGATTGATCAAGGAAGAAGACGGCAAGTTCTAA
- the hpf gene encoding ribosome hibernation-promoting factor, HPF/YfiA family — protein MKDGSKGKSARAATRKIRRKARLGAAEDCKVAVTFRHVEPTDAIRQYAERKFAHAGKLIKRACEVHLILSVDKYRHHGEVTVKSGRLSVTAAEETKDLYSVIDLLADKVGRQLTKHLEKFTAKKVRAPSTGEVLAASEES, from the coding sequence ATGAAAGACGGCAGCAAGGGAAAAAGCGCCCGCGCAGCCACACGCAAAATACGCCGCAAGGCGCGCCTCGGCGCGGCGGAAGATTGCAAGGTGGCGGTGACGTTTCGGCACGTCGAGCCGACCGACGCGATCCGGCAATACGCGGAGCGGAAATTCGCGCACGCGGGCAAGCTGATCAAGCGGGCCTGCGAGGTTCATCTGATACTGTCGGTTGACAAGTATCGGCATCACGGCGAAGTTACGGTGAAGTCGGGGCGGCTGTCGGTGACGGCGGCGGAAGAGACCAAGGATCTTTATTCAGTGATCGATCTGCTGGCGGACAAGGTTGGCCGCCAACTGACAAAGCATCTGGAGAAATTCACGGCGAAAAAGGTCAGGGCGCCATCGACCGGCGAGGTCCTGGCTGCCAGCGAAGAGAGCTGA
- the rpoN gene encoding RNA polymerase factor sigma-54: MALEIKLGQDLRLRQQLVMTPQLQQAIKILQLSLPELESIVQTELEQNPMLEPLDQSPAEAAGESEPDREMAESNGEPLPPETDGSTVADSDDDWETGAREEKITTPAVEVEARDAALEIKELNNLEKLDWREYLETYSNNWQESAPSDPDDDHRSALENTPIRRSSLEDHVMWQLRMSSLPEADQRIGATIIYNLNDDGYLETPLEELAAQLEVEPAEVEPVLKAVQRFDPPGVAARDLRECLIAQLQNLGMEESLAARIVKNHLDLLEKHRYGEIAKVLGVTIETVGQAAKIISELEPKPGRDYGGEQPTYVVPDVYIHKVGEEYVVTLNRDAVPRLRLAGYYQRVLNDVDVAAETREYLQERLRSARWLVKSIYQRQQTIFKVATSIVKFQRAFFDHGISVLRPLVLKDVAEDIGMHESTISRATANKYAHTPQGIYELKFFFTSGVKGAGGEDVSAETVKEHIRVLVGGERPNSPLSDQAIAEMLKARQINIARRTVAKYRQAMGILPSANRKQVG; this comes from the coding sequence ATGGCGTTGGAAATAAAACTCGGACAGGACTTGCGGCTTCGCCAGCAACTGGTGATGACGCCGCAGTTGCAGCAGGCGATCAAGATCCTGCAGCTTTCGCTGCCGGAGCTGGAATCGATAGTGCAGACCGAACTCGAGCAAAATCCGATGCTCGAGCCACTCGACCAAAGTCCCGCCGAAGCCGCGGGTGAATCCGAGCCGGACCGCGAGATGGCCGAGAGCAACGGCGAGCCACTGCCGCCCGAGACCGATGGCAGCACGGTCGCCGATTCGGATGACGACTGGGAAACCGGCGCGCGCGAGGAGAAAATCACCACGCCGGCGGTCGAGGTCGAGGCGCGCGACGCGGCACTCGAGATCAAGGAGCTGAACAACCTCGAGAAGCTCGATTGGCGCGAATATCTCGAAACGTATTCGAACAACTGGCAGGAGAGCGCGCCGTCGGATCCCGACGATGATCATCGCAGCGCGCTCGAGAACACGCCGATTCGGCGGAGCTCGCTCGAAGACCACGTGATGTGGCAGCTCAGGATGTCGAGCCTGCCCGAGGCCGATCAGCGAATCGGTGCGACGATCATCTACAATCTGAACGACGACGGTTATCTCGAAACGCCGCTCGAAGAGTTGGCGGCGCAGCTCGAGGTCGAGCCGGCGGAAGTCGAGCCGGTGCTGAAGGCCGTGCAGCGATTCGATCCGCCGGGGGTGGCGGCGCGCGATCTGCGCGAATGCCTGATCGCGCAGTTGCAGAATCTCGGGATGGAAGAATCGCTGGCGGCGCGAATCGTGAAGAACCATCTCGATCTGCTGGAGAAGCATCGCTACGGCGAGATCGCCAAGGTGCTGGGCGTCACGATCGAAACGGTCGGGCAGGCGGCCAAGATTATTTCGGAACTGGAGCCCAAGCCGGGCCGCGACTACGGCGGCGAACAGCCGACCTACGTGGTGCCGGACGTGTACATCCACAAGGTGGGCGAGGAGTACGTCGTGACGCTCAATCGCGACGCGGTGCCGCGCTTGCGCCTCGCGGGGTACTATCAGCGCGTGCTCAACGACGTGGACGTGGCGGCGGAGACGCGCGAATATCTGCAGGAGCGGCTGCGCTCGGCGCGATGGCTGGTGAAATCGATCTACCAGCGCCAGCAGACGATCTTCAAAGTTGCGACCTCGATCGTGAAGTTCCAGCGGGCGTTCTTCGATCATGGTATCAGCGTGCTGCGGCCGCTGGTGCTGAAGGACGTGGCGGAAGATATCGGGATGCACGAGTCGACGATCAGCCGTGCGACGGCGAACAAGTACGCGCATACGCCGCAGGGAATTTACGAGCTCAAGTTTTTCTTTACTTCGGGCGTGAAAGGGGCGGGTGGCGAGGACGTCAGCGCCGAGACGGTCAAGGAGCACATTCGGGTATTAGTCGGTGGCGAGCGGCCTAACAGTCCGCTGTCGGATCAGGCGATCGCGGAGATGCTGAAAGCGCGGCAGATCAATATCGCGCGGCGCACGGTGGCGAAGTATCGGCAGGCGATGGGAATCCTGCCGTCGGCGAATCGAAAACAGGTCGGATGA
- a CDS encoding LptA/OstA family protein, with protein sequence MPKQVDKRIARAAGSRERMRAPRLIAMAAFAIALAPPARAQDGVNTPITPGVSAPSFSAGLTPGTIGSTIRNEQTTSPPPTGSKVKTDDDFSGDSITVTGGVPSSANSANSTPIDTANVPAEAAPSSGAAAAEPIEPATSPAAMPSASAETAPIPSTSAETAPSSAPPPVASAPVLVPGAPPPDVSLAPQPETPPPSPTTAASSTDATTPTASTAVTSTPEAPIAASSTAMPMQPAESAPAASPSVASLPPATIEAAPPMASAPVASAPSASAPIAASEPAPPVVASAPSAAPMPAAASESEAPRAPAPKDFTPITAADVARANAPAAPASASAGSDSANAPITAASIAPPVTFASPATEAPAVSASEQPASAPETASAEPVKAASKKNKKSKSDADGNTKVASNPPTDGAFAGLQFGNSKSPIDIKSESMSLDYENHAIVWTGHVHANQANAQLTADKLHVNYLDKDFKQMKDIVAEGNVRMSQGTRWATGDHGVMDQTKHTMVLTGSPVVHDGNDQITGSKITVYMDTGRSVVEGAHAVIFPHQGDEADNSATKSAPGDQ encoded by the coding sequence ATGCCAAAGCAGGTTGATAAGCGGATCGCGCGCGCGGCCGGATCGAGAGAGCGGATGCGCGCTCCGCGATTGATTGCGATGGCGGCGTTCGCGATCGCGCTGGCGCCGCCCGCGAGGGCGCAGGACGGTGTGAATACGCCGATCACGCCGGGGGTATCGGCGCCGTCGTTTTCGGCGGGGCTCACTCCCGGGACGATCGGCAGTACGATCCGCAATGAGCAGACGACGAGCCCGCCGCCCACAGGATCGAAGGTCAAGACCGACGACGATTTTTCCGGCGACTCGATCACGGTGACGGGCGGCGTGCCGAGTTCGGCGAACTCGGCAAATTCGACGCCGATCGATACCGCGAATGTGCCGGCCGAGGCAGCGCCGTCGAGTGGCGCGGCGGCAGCGGAACCAATCGAGCCGGCAACTTCACCGGCTGCGATGCCATCGGCGAGCGCCGAAACTGCGCCGATACCATCGACAAGCGCCGAGACGGCGCCATCCTCGGCACCGCCGCCGGTCGCGAGCGCACCGGTGCTCGTGCCGGGCGCGCCGCCACCCGACGTGAGTCTAGCGCCGCAGCCGGAGACGCCTCCGCCGTCGCCAACGACTGCGGCATCATCTACGGATGCGACGACTCCCACCGCTTCGACGGCTGTGACATCGACGCCGGAGGCGCCGATCGCGGCGTCGAGCACGGCGATGCCGATGCAACCAGCGGAGAGCGCTCCGGCCGCGAGTCCATCGGTAGCGAGTTTGCCGCCGGCGACAATCGAAGCCGCGCCGCCAATGGCGAGTGCGCCAGTTGCGAGTGCTCCATCGGCAAGCGCGCCGATCGCCGCAAGCGAACCTGCGCCACCAGTCGTGGCGAGTGCTCCAAGCGCCGCGCCTATGCCCGCAGCGGCGAGCGAATCGGAAGCGCCGCGTGCGCCGGCGCCGAAAGATTTCACGCCGATCACAGCGGCTGATGTCGCGCGAGCCAACGCACCCGCCGCGCCCGCGTCGGCATCCGCGGGATCGGATTCCGCGAATGCGCCGATCACGGCAGCGTCGATCGCGCCGCCGGTGACGTTCGCGTCGCCCGCGACCGAGGCGCCGGCTGTGTCCGCATCGGAACAGCCGGCCAGCGCGCCGGAGACGGCATCGGCGGAGCCCGTGAAGGCAGCATCGAAGAAAAACAAGAAATCGAAATCAGACGCCGACGGCAACACCAAGGTTGCGTCGAATCCGCCGACCGACGGCGCATTCGCGGGCCTTCAATTTGGCAATAGCAAGAGCCCGATCGATATCAAGTCTGAGTCGATGTCACTCGACTACGAGAATCATGCGATTGTGTGGACCGGGCACGTGCACGCCAACCAGGCCAACGCGCAGCTCACGGCCGACAAGCTGCACGTGAACTACCTCGACAAAGATTTCAAACAAATGAAGGACATCGTGGCCGAGGGCAACGTAAGGATGAGCCAGGGCACGCGATGGGCCACCGGCGATCACGGGGTGATGGATCAGACCAAGCATACGATGGTGCTGACTGGCAGCCCGGTGGTGCACGACGGCAACGATCAGATCACGGGCTCGAAGATCACCGTGTATATGGACACGGGCAGAAGTGTCGTCGAGGGCGCGCACGCGGTAATCTTTCCGCATCAGGGCGACGAGGCGGATAATTCGGCGACCAAGAGCGCGCCGGGCGATCAGTAA
- the lptC gene encoding LPS export ABC transporter periplasmic protein LptC, whose amino-acid sequence MSPRRVAKALAGFGLVAVAALIAVTVWVVRHRSDARVLQTVADVVPGALLHAHNFHWTQMKAGDRQWVLTAAEASYSNDRRSLTLKDAKVEMTSTDGKSVAATAPLAVMSLDGNHVNLATLSGGTTIRYGDFVLTTDSATFKPDEDEVQAAGLVTVIGDGMKVTGMGLTGHPRARVFQLRDQVNTQFIPKSDREHAKAG is encoded by the coding sequence TTGAGTCCCAGGCGGGTTGCGAAAGCGCTGGCGGGATTCGGCCTGGTCGCGGTGGCGGCATTGATCGCGGTCACCGTATGGGTCGTGCGCCATCGCAGCGACGCGCGGGTATTGCAGACGGTCGCCGACGTAGTGCCGGGCGCGCTGCTGCACGCGCACAATTTTCACTGGACGCAGATGAAAGCCGGCGACCGCCAGTGGGTGTTGACCGCGGCCGAAGCGAGCTACTCGAACGATCGGCGTTCGCTCACGCTGAAGGACGCAAAAGTCGAGATGACTTCGACTGATGGCAAATCGGTCGCGGCAACCGCGCCGCTGGCGGTGATGAGTCTCGACGGCAATCACGTGAACCTTGCGACGCTGAGCGGCGGGACGACGATTCGCTACGGCGATTTTGTTCTCACCACCGACTCTGCCACCTTTAAACCAGATGAGGATGAAGTCCAGGCGGCTGGATTGGTGACGGTGATCGGAGACGGAATGAAGGTAACCGGGATGGGACTCACGGGGCATCCGAGGGCCCGCGTGTTCCAGCTCCGCGATCAGGTGAATACGCAGTTTATTCCTAAGAGCGACCGTGAACATGCCAAAGCAGGTTGA
- the kdsA gene encoding 3-deoxy-8-phosphooctulonate synthase: MTRVQAGNAVFGGPELVIIAGPCVIESYEASVRHAMRLAEITHRAGLPFVFKSSFDKANRTSHESYRGPGLEDGLEILARVKREAGVAVLTDIHEPEQAVSAAQVVDIIQIPALLSRQTDLIDAAAKTGCAVNIKKGQFLAPWDMKAVVAKAESAGTRRIILTERGFSFGYNNLVSDMRSLAIMRGFGYPVVFDATHSVQLPGAGAGGNRSGGQREFIAPLARAATAAGIDGVFMEVHEDPDRALSDGPNSYRLDELPALLETLKRIHEITREVR, encoded by the coding sequence GTGACCAGAGTCCAGGCCGGCAACGCGGTCTTCGGCGGGCCGGAGCTGGTGATAATCGCGGGACCGTGCGTGATCGAGAGCTACGAAGCGAGCGTTCGGCATGCGATGCGGCTCGCGGAGATCACGCATCGCGCCGGCCTGCCGTTCGTATTCAAATCGTCATTCGACAAGGCGAATCGCACCAGTCACGAATCGTATCGCGGTCCGGGGCTCGAAGACGGACTCGAGATTCTCGCGCGGGTGAAGCGCGAGGCGGGAGTCGCCGTGTTGACCGACATCCACGAGCCCGAGCAGGCCGTGAGCGCCGCGCAGGTCGTGGACATTATCCAGATACCGGCTCTGCTCTCGCGCCAGACCGATCTGATCGACGCGGCGGCGAAGACCGGATGCGCGGTGAATATCAAGAAGGGGCAGTTTCTCGCGCCGTGGGACATGAAGGCGGTGGTGGCGAAGGCGGAGAGCGCGGGCACGCGGCGAATCATCCTCACTGAGCGCGGATTTTCATTCGGCTACAACAACCTGGTGTCGGACATGCGCTCGCTCGCGATCATGCGCGGCTTTGGATATCCGGTGGTGTTCGACGCGACGCATTCGGTGCAGTTGCCGGGCGCTGGCGCGGGCGGGAATCGATCGGGCGGGCAGCGCGAGTTCATCGCACCGCTCGCGCGCGCGGCGACCGCGGCGGGAATCGACGGCGTGTTCATGGAAGTGCACGAGGATCCCGATCGGGCGCTCAGCGACGGTCCCAATTCTTATCGGCTCGACGAGTTGCCGGCGCTGCTCGAAACGCTCAAGCGAATCCACGAAATCACGCGCGAAGTACGCTAG
- a CDS encoding CTP synthase, which yields MERAKTKFIFVTGGVVSSLGKGLAAASLGALLEARGLKVTMLKMDPYINVDPGTMSPLQHGEVFVTDDGAETDLDLGHYERFVETRMSKRNNFTTGQIYDTVIQNERRGDYLGATVQVIPHITDEIKRRILAAAEGADLIIVEIGGTVGDIESLPFLEAIREFRWDLGRENVLYVHLTLVPFIPTAGELKTKPTQHSVKELTGLGIQPDILLCRCDRPLEKPLKAKIAHFCNVEESCVISGADVPTIYEVPLRYHDEGFDQRVCEKLNIWTGAPNLAKWRRIVKTALDPKHTVNVAVVGKYVNLVDSYKSLHEAIAHGGIANEAKVAIDYVDSEELAKQNVEERLAQAHAIIVPGGFGERGTEGMIRAIRYARENAVPILGICYGLHMMVIEASRNLLGLKRANTSENAPASPDKVIDIMESQKEVSKLGGTMRLGAYPCVVKPGSLTASLYRKSRISERHRHRYEVNNAYRDQLANIGLVATGVSPDDTLVEIMELKGHPWFLGCQFHPELKSRPLDCHPLFRGLIRAALQRRSELAIKNPKVRELRSVS from the coding sequence ATGGAGCGGGCGAAAACCAAGTTCATATTCGTAACTGGCGGCGTCGTTTCCTCGCTGGGCAAGGGCCTCGCGGCGGCGTCGCTGGGCGCGTTGCTCGAGGCGCGCGGGCTCAAGGTCACGATGCTGAAAATGGACCCGTACATCAATGTGGATCCGGGCACGATGAGTCCCCTTCAGCACGGCGAAGTCTTCGTCACCGACGACGGCGCCGAGACCGACCTCGATCTCGGGCACTATGAGCGCTTCGTCGAGACCCGGATGAGCAAGCGCAATAACTTCACCACCGGGCAAATTTACGACACCGTGATTCAGAATGAACGACGCGGCGATTATCTGGGCGCGACGGTGCAGGTCATTCCGCATATCACCGACGAGATCAAACGGCGCATCCTGGCGGCGGCGGAAGGAGCGGACCTGATCATCGTCGAGATCGGCGGCACGGTCGGCGATATCGAGAGCCTGCCGTTTCTGGAAGCGATCCGCGAATTCAGGTGGGATCTCGGGCGCGAGAACGTGCTGTACGTACATCTCACTTTAGTGCCGTTCATCCCGACTGCGGGCGAACTGAAAACCAAGCCGACGCAGCATAGCGTCAAGGAACTGACGGGACTCGGGATTCAGCCGGACATCCTGCTCTGCCGCTGCGATCGGCCACTCGAGAAACCGCTCAAAGCCAAGATCGCGCACTTCTGCAACGTCGAGGAGAGCTGCGTGATCTCGGGGGCCGATGTTCCGACTATTTACGAGGTGCCGCTGCGCTATCATGACGAGGGCTTCGATCAGCGCGTGTGCGAGAAGCTCAACATCTGGACTGGCGCGCCGAACCTCGCGAAGTGGCGGCGAATCGTCAAGACGGCGCTCGACCCGAAGCATACGGTGAACGTCGCGGTGGTCGGCAAGTACGTGAACCTGGTCGATTCGTACAAGAGCCTGCACGAGGCGATCGCGCACGGCGGAATCGCCAACGAAGCGAAGGTGGCGATCGACTACGTCGATTCCGAGGAGCTGGCAAAGCAGAACGTCGAGGAGCGGCTGGCGCAGGCGCACGCGATTATCGTGCCGGGCGGCTTCGGCGAGCGCGGAACTGAGGGGATGATTCGAGCAATCCGGTATGCGCGCGAGAATGCGGTGCCGATCCTGGGTATCTGCTACGGCTTGCACATGATGGTGATCGAGGCGTCGCGCAATCTGCTGGGGCTGAAGCGCGCCAACACGTCGGAGAATGCCCCGGCCTCGCCCGACAAAGTCATCGACATCATGGAGTCGCAAAAGGAAGTATCGAAGCTCGGTGGCACGATGCGGCTCGGCGCTTATCCTTGCGTAGTCAAGCCGGGCTCGCTGACGGCATCGCTCTATCGCAAGTCGCGCATCTCAGAGCGGCATCGGCATCGATATGAGGTGAACAACGCCTATCGCGATCAGCTCGCGAATATCGGGCTCGTCGCGACGGGCGTTTCGCCGGATGACACGCTGGTCGAGATCATGGAGTTGAAGGGGCATCCGTGGTTCCTCGGATGCCAGTTCCATCCGGAGTTGAAGTCGCGTCCGCTGGATTGTCATCCGCTGTTTCGCGGCTTGATTCGGGCGGCGCTGCAGCGGCGTTCTGAATTGGCGATAAAAAATCCGAAAGTGCGGGAATTGAGATCGGTCTCGTGA
- the kdsB gene encoding 3-deoxy-manno-octulosonate cytidylyltransferase, whose protein sequence is MAPRRRKTLADVSVIAVVPARYGSSRLPAKALAEIAGVPMVVRVWRQASKAKSLLRVVVATDDERIAAPVRAAGGTAIMTATTHQSGTDRIAEVAERIRADVYLNVQGDLPFIAPEDLDALAAPMRADASIAMATLATPIVDGREWNNPNVVKVVCGFDGDALYFSRAPIPFARDGGMPREALRHIGVYAYRRDFLLEFASLRPGVLERIEKLEQLRALEHGYRIRVVASVAPSLEVDTMDDLVRARAAAEGSMR, encoded by the coding sequence ATGGCTCCGCGACGGAGAAAAACTCTGGCCGATGTTTCTGTGATAGCCGTCGTGCCGGCGCGTTACGGATCGTCGCGTCTGCCCGCCAAAGCGCTCGCGGAGATCGCCGGCGTGCCGATGGTGGTGCGGGTGTGGCGGCAGGCGTCGAAAGCGAAATCGCTTCTCCGCGTGGTGGTGGCGACCGATGACGAGCGAATCGCGGCGCCGGTGCGCGCGGCGGGCGGGACCGCGATCATGACGGCGACGACCCATCAGAGCGGCACCGATCGAATCGCGGAAGTGGCGGAGCGGATTCGCGCCGATGTATATCTGAACGTGCAGGGCGACTTGCCGTTTATCGCGCCGGAGGATCTCGACGCGCTGGCGGCGCCGATGCGCGCCGACGCGTCGATCGCGATGGCGACGCTGGCGACGCCGATCGTCGATGGCCGCGAGTGGAACAATCCCAACGTGGTGAAAGTCGTATGCGGCTTCGACGGCGACGCGCTGTACTTTTCGCGGGCGCCGATTCCGTTCGCGCGCGACGGCGGGATGCCGCGCGAGGCGCTCAGGCATATCGGGGTGTACGCGTACCGCCGCGACTTTCTGCTCGAATTTGCGAGCCTGCGGCCGGGCGTGCTCGAAAGAATCGAGAAGCTCGAGCAACTGCGCGCGCTCGAGCATGGATACCGGATTAGAGTCGTGGCTTCGGTCGCGCCTTCGCTCGAAGTCGATACGATGGACGATCTCGTGCGCGCGCGCGCGGCGGCGGAAGGATCAATGCGTTGA
- a CDS encoding Fur family transcriptional regulator: MELTLVNERRRPAYAAHRLAEFAARCRAGGLAVTPQRLAIIKVLLDSSEHPRADAVCAAVRKQHPHISLATVHRTLETLCEIGEARKVTMLHDSARYDGNLTPHHHVVCIKCRRIRDIEIPELDRILAGRGELGEFTVIGSSLEIHALCERCGAQSAKRAKARIAAHGQRIKRSHN, from the coding sequence ATGGAACTAACGCTGGTTAATGAGCGACGACGCCCGGCCTACGCCGCGCATCGCCTCGCCGAGTTCGCCGCACGATGCCGCGCGGGCGGCCTCGCCGTGACCCCGCAGCGCCTCGCGATTATCAAAGTGCTGCTCGATTCGAGCGAGCATCCCCGCGCCGACGCGGTCTGCGCCGCCGTCCGCAAGCAGCATCCCCACATCTCGCTCGCCACCGTTCATCGCACGCTCGAAACGCTCTGCGAGATCGGCGAGGCGCGCAAGGTGACGATGCTGCACGACAGCGCGCGCTACGACGGCAACTTGACGCCGCATCATCACGTCGTATGCATCAAATGCCGCCGCATCCGCGATATCGAGATTCCCGAGCTCGATCGAATCCTTGCCGGACGCGGTGAGCTGGGCGAGTTCACCGTGATCGGTTCGTCACTCGAGATTCACGCGCTCTGCGAACGATGCGGAGCACAAAGCGCGAAGCGCGCGAAAGCCCGTATCGCTGCTCACGGCCAGCGCATCAAACGATCGCACAATTGA
- a CDS encoding rubrerythrin family protein codes for MPGLKGTKTHQNLKDAFAGESQANRRYLYFAKIADIEGQPEIAGLFRDTAEGETGHAHGHLDYLKQVGDPATDLPIGDSSLNLKSAVHGETHEYTDMYPGMAKSARDEGFPEIADWFETLAKAEKSHAGRFAKAATTL; via the coding sequence ATGCCAGGTCTAAAAGGAACCAAAACCCATCAGAATCTCAAGGATGCGTTTGCCGGCGAAAGCCAGGCCAATCGCCGCTACCTCTATTTCGCCAAGATCGCCGACATCGAAGGCCAGCCGGAAATCGCGGGCCTCTTCCGCGACACCGCCGAAGGCGAAACCGGCCACGCTCACGGTCATCTCGACTATCTGAAGCAGGTCGGCGACCCCGCCACCGATTTGCCGATCGGTGACTCGTCACTCAACCTGAAGTCGGCCGTTCATGGCGAGACACACGAGTACACCGATATGTATCCCGGGATGGCGAAATCGGCGCGCGACGAAGGCTTTCCGGAAATCGCGGATTGGTTCGAAACGCTCGCCAAGGCCGAAAAGTCCCACGCCGGACGTTTCGCCAAGGCCGCGACCACGCTCTAA